Below is a genomic region from Roseovarius arcticus.
GTCGCCTTGGGTCACAGTGATGCGGGGGCCGCCCTGATCCGTCGAATCGTGCACCAGATAGCTGTGTGTGCGGCCCTCGGGCACCATACGCTCGGTTCCCGTTGCGGCGGCTGATCCCATAAGGCCATTTTCGTCCAACAACCCTGCGATGCGCAACTCGGCCACCGCCTCAATAATTCCGGAACCGCAGATGCCGGTGATGCCCGTCGCGCCAATAGCCTCGTCAAAGCCGGGCTCATCCGACCAGATTTCGCTGCCAATCACGCGAAAGCGCGGCTCTTTCGTCACCGGATCGATTCGGATCGCGTCGATCGCACCGGGCGCAGCGCGCTGGCCCGAGCTGATCTGAGCACCCTCAAACGCAGGGCCAGTCGGCGAGGAGCAGGCCAGAACGCCATGCTTATCGCCCAGAAGAAGCTCGGCATTCGTGCCCACGTCGATGATCAGCACTAGATCGTCGGATTTTCCCGGCTGCTCGGACAGGGCGACGGCGGCCGCGTCGGCGCCCACGTGCCCGGCGATGCAGGGCAGGATGTAGGTGCGCGCGCGCGGATTGATCGCGTTCAGGTCCAACTCGCGCGCGTTCAGCGTGATGGATTGCGACGTGGTCAGGGCAAAGGGCGCCTGTCCCAGCTCGACCGGGTCGATGCCTAGCAAAAGGTGATGCATGACCGGGTTGCAGACGAACACCGTCTCGACGATCAGCGTGGGGGCAATGTTTGCCTCCTTGGCGATCTCCTCGGCCAGCGTGTTGATTGCCTCGCGCACCGCGCGGGTCATTTCCACGTCGCCGCCGGGGTTCATCATGGAATAGGAAACGCGGCTCATCAGATCCTCGCCAAAGCGGATTTGCGGGTTCATGATGCCCGAGGATGCGATCACCGCGCCGTTATGCAGATCGGTCAGGTGCGCGGCCACGGTGGTGGAGCCAAGGTCGATGGCGAGGCCGTATAGCCCGCCCTCATGCAGCCCCGGCCAGATTTCCAGAACGCGCGCCACTTCGTCGTCATGCGCCTTGTTCAGGGCGACGGTTACCTGCCATTTGCCTTTGCGCAACACCGGCTGCAGCTTGCTCAGCAGGGTCAGATCGGCGGTGATGCCGGGGATCTCCCATTGCTGCTTCAGCGCGCGGGCCAGACGCTCAAAATCGCCGGTAGGCTCGTGCATGTCCGGCTCGTCAACCTCGATCATGTAGAGGCGCGTGGCCGGGTCCATCTCGATGACGCGGGCAGAGGCGGCTTTGCGCACGACTTGGCGGTGGACTTGGCTCTCAGGCGGCACGTCAATCACCACATCGCCCTGCACGGTTGCCTGGCAACCGAGTCGGCGGCCGGCTTTCAACCCGCGCTTTTCATCATAGCGCTGTTCGACCGAATTCCATTCGGACAGCGCATTTGCGGCAACGGTCACGCCGTGTTTTGAGAATTCACCGTAGCTGGGCGTGATCTGGCATTTTGAGCAGATGCCGCGCCCGCCGCAAACCGAATCCAGATCGACACCAAGCTGCCGCGCCGCCGTCAAAACGGGCGTGCCCACGGCAAAGTGCCCGCGCTTGCCGGAGGGGGTAAAGACGACGAGGGGAAAAGTGCTCATGGCGTGGTCCATCTGTTGCGCAAAGGCGTTACCGGGGACATTAGGGATTAAATCGCGAAGGGGAAGGCCGCCAGCGCCGCAAATTGGGTCAGAGGCGGCATGTTTCGGGCGGCGGCATCACTCCCGTCGCAACGGCTCGCCGTCGGGCAGGGTAATCCCTGCTACTTGCTCGGAAATTGGATCGTTCGACAATGGATGCACCTGCTCGGCGTAATCGCTGGGATTGCGCATCGCCTCCCACTGGCCGCGAATGTAAATCTCAAGGCCCGAGAACCCGGCTTTGTAACCCATCTTGGCGCTTCCGGGCACCCAATAGCCCAAATAGACGTGGGGCAATCCCGCCTCGCGGGCAATCTTGATATGGTCGAGAATGATATACGTGCCCATCGACGCGCGGGTGCGTTCGGGCTCAAAAAACGAGTAAACCATCGATACGCCGTCATCCAAAACGTCCGTCAGGCAAACCGCGACCAGTGCGCCTGTGTCGCGCTCCACATATTCGACAACGCGGGTTCGGATCGGCGTTTCCTCGACCATCGAGGCAAACTCGAACGTGTCCATGTCGGCCATCCCGCCCGACGCATGGCGCCCCTCCAGATAGCGGCGGAAAAGGGCATACTGGTCCTCGGTCGCCCAAGGGGAGGTGGCGCGCCGCTCAATCCCCGCGTTTCGGCGCAGGGTCCGCTTTTGGCTTTTTGATGGGATAAAATCCGCGACGTTGATCCGCGCGGATAAACACGCGGCGCAATCAGCGCAGGACGGGCGATAAAGCACGTTTTGCGACCGGCGAAAGCCTTGCTTGGACAGCCCATCGTTCAACCTCTGTGCGCCGTCGCCTTGTAGCGCGGTGAACAGCTTACGCTCCATCCGGCCCTCCAGATAGGGGCAGGGCTGCGGCGCGGTCACGTAGAATTGTGGAGCGATGGTATTAGTGTGTCGCATCAAGGGCCAATCAAGTCAGCGTTTTGCAAAACCTAGCAATGATGCCGCGCCGCGCCAAGCCGGGAATCGGCCCGTGCACCCAGCGTCAGGCGCGGCGATTAAGCGCGGCAGTGCCCAACATCACATCGCTGAGGCCCTGCGCGCGGCCCCCCGTCAGCATCATCATCACCGAAATGATCTGCGGAAGGACAAAGGCCATGGATGCCGAATAGCCCAATGTATGCAGCGTCGCCGTCAGCGTATCCAGCCGCGCCCCGTCAAAGCGGCGCAGCTCAATCGCCATCAGCGCCATGCCCCATGTGGCCGATCCGCGCGACAGTGTGGCGATGCGGTAGATCAGCCCGGTGGCCAGCATCAAAGCAGGTAGAAAAAAGAATCCGATGCCAAGCGTAAGCACCAATGCGACAACGCAGAACATCAATATCAGCGCCGAATCGACCAGCCACGCTAGGAATCGCTTGGTCGGGACACCGGCATAGAACTCGGGCTGCGTGACGGGGTCGGGCAGGTAGGTGGCGATATCGGTATCAGTGTAGGTCATCGTGCCTCTCGCTGTGGGGCGGTGCGCAGGGATTTGCCGAATATATCAAGTCATGTCGCCCGCTGAAATCAAGTCTGCGCCGCCCGCCCTGGTTGATCAAGGGCGGGCGGCACAATCCTACATCGGTTCAGCTACCGTCTTGCTTGGGGCCTTCGTCTGTTTTGGCTTCGTCAGTGCCGCGCGGTGCGGATGCGCGGTCCTGCATGAACTGGTCGAACTCCGCCTTATCTTTGGCCTGGCGCAGCCGGTCGAGGAAGCCCTCAAAGCTGGCCTGCTCGTCTTGCAAGCGGCGCAGCGTTTCGTCGCGGTAGGCGTCGAAGGCGGTGTTGCCGCTGCTGCGGGTGACGGAAGGGGAAGCCATGCGGCGCGATTTGCAGGGTCCAAACATGCGTTTACTCCATATCATATAGGCGAGAATGGCGAGGCCGACAGGCCAAATCATGGCAAAGCTGATGACCAGCGCCGCGATCCATGCCAGCTTGCCGCGCTGGTCCAGCCATGCTGCGGCGCTCTCTAACCAGCGCAGGGGGGCGGCGGTGGCCATGGGGGATTGTGCGTAGGTGTTCATTATTGGCGTCCTTTGCTTGGTTGCGATTTAGAATGTAAATCATCGTTACATTGAATAGATTGGGATGGACCCGCGCATCTACAAGGGGCAATGTTAATATAATTTACATGCGTGGACGGAAGCAGCCGACCATTGACCGCCCATGCGGCATGCGTATCACTGTCACCATGGATTTTGCCGCCCGGATCACGCGCGCCCCGCGCCCCTATCACAGCGACCGCGCGGATGATGCACTTGCGCGGTTTCCAAGTTTGAATGGCGATCTGGCGCAGGTCATCTCGGGCGCGGCGGGATGCAGCCCATATTTGCGGCAGCTTATGCAGTCCGAGGCAGACTGGCTGCCCGGTGCGCTGGACGCGCCCGAGGCCGCGCTGAAAGCCGTTCTAGATGGCCTGCATACCATCGAGGGCGATCCGTCTATTCCACTGCGCGGCGCCAAACGACGGGTTGCCCTGCTGGCGGGGCTGGCCGATCTGGCGGGCGTATGGTCGCTGGAGACGGTGACAGGCGCCCTGACTGATCTGGCATTCGCAGCCTGCGACGTGGCGCTTCGCCACACGGTCGGCCACGAAATCCGCCGCGGCAAGGTGCCTGGCATGACCGAGGAGGACATCGCGACCTGCGCCGGCATGTGCGTGTTGGCGATGGGCAAGATGGGCGCGGGGGAGCTGAACTATAGCTCCGACATCGACCTGATTTGCCTTTATGACGAGACGCGCTTTGATCCGCAGGACAATGCCGAAGCGCGCGCCGCATTCGTGCGGGCAACGCGCCGCATGGCGGCAATCCTGAGCGAAAATACTGCCGAGGGATACGTCTTTCGCACCGATCTGCGCCTGCGCCCCGATCCCGGCGTCACGCCTGTCTGCATGTCAATGGCCGCCGCCGAGGCCTATTACGAGAGCCTTGGCCGCACATGGGAACGGGCGGCCTATATTAAGGCGAGGCCCTGCACCGGCGATATCGACGCAGGCGAGCGGTTTTTAACCACGCTCAGGCCCTTTGTCTGGCGGCGGCATCTGGATTTTGCCGCGATCGAGGACGCCCACAACATGCGGCTGCGTATTCGCGCGCACAAAGGGCTGGGCGCCGATCTGGGCGGCCCGCTGGACCTGATGGGCCACAACATGAAGCTGGGGCGCGGTGGTATCCGCGAAATCGAGTTTTTCACCCAGACCCGCCAGCTTATCGCCGGTGGGCGCGATCCGTCCCTCAGGATGCGCGGCACTCTGGACGGGCTGGCCGGACTTGCGGGCAAAGAGTGGATACCCGAGGGCGTCGCGACTGATCTGACCGCGCATTACCGCTTTCACCGCGAGGTAGAGCATCGCTTGCAAATGCTGCGCGACCAGCAAACGCATGATCTGCCCATCACCGAGGACGAGTTTGCGCGCCTTGCCGCCTTTATGGACCGTGATACCGGCGATCTGAAGGATGAGCTGTTGTCGCGTCTGTCGGCTGTCGACGGAGTGATCGAGCGGTTTTTCAAGCCTGACGCGCCCGCTGAGGCCACACCGCATGAGACCGAACAGGGCGCATGGCTGGATGCAAAGGTGATCGCGCGTTGGCCGGGCTACCCTGCGCTGCGTACGGACAGGGCAGGGCAGATATTCCGCCGACTGCGCCCTGATATTCTGGCCCGCCTATCCCGCACCTCGCACCCCGAGGAGGCGCTATTGGCCTTCGATGGATTCCTTGCCGGGCTGCCGGCTGGTGTGCAGGTATTTTCGCTATTCGAAAGCAATCCGCAACTGATCGAGCTGCTTGTCGATATCGTCGGCACCGCGCCCGCACTGGCGGGCTATCTGTCGCGCAATGCCGCTGTGCTGGATGCGGTTATCGCGGGCGACTTCTTTGCTCCGTGGCCGGGGCTGTCGGCGCTGAGCGCTGATTTGGCCGCGCGACTGTCGCGCGAGGGCGATTATGAGGCGCGCCTGATTTGCCTGCGCAGTTGGCGCCGCGAGTGGCATTTCCGCATCGGCGTGCATCATCTGCGCGGGCTGGTGGATGCCGCCACGTCCGCGCGCCACTACGCCGATCTGGCCGAGGCGGTGCTGCGCGCTCTCTGGCCTGAAGTGGTGGCACAATTCTCGGTCAAGCATGGGCCGCCGCCGGGGCGCGGCGCTGCGGTGATCGGTATGGGATCGCTGGGCGCACGCGCGCTCAACGCCTCCTCGGACCTTGACCTGATCGTCATATACGACGCCGATGGCGCGGAGGCGTCGGAGGGGCGCCGACCGCTTGCCGTGGGCGCCTATTACGCCCGGCTGACGCAGGCGATGATTTCGGGACTGACGGCGCAGATGACGGGCGGGCGCCTTTACGAGGTGGACATGCGCCTGCGCCCTTCGGGCAATCAGGGGCCGGTGGCCACATCCCTGAGCGCCTTTCAAGACTATCAGCAAAACCGCGCCTGGGGGTGGGAGCATCTGGCCCTCACCCGCGCCCGCGCCGTCGCTGGGGACGCATTGCTCGGGGCAGAAATTGAGGCATTCAGAGTGGACTTGATTGCGGATGTCGCCGCGCGGGACGGCACAGCGCCGCGCCTTGCGCGCGAGGTCGCCGACATGCGCGCGCGCATTGCAGCCGCAAAGTCACCCGCTGGCCCTTTGGATGCCAAGATGGGGCCAGGAAGGCTTCAGGATATTCAGCTGATAGCCCAGGCGGCTGCGCTGGCGTCGGGACGCGCGCGGACAGGAACGCAGGCCGGCTTTGGTGCGGGCACCGCGCTGGGATGGTGGGACAAGGCTGGCGCAGATGCGCTGTCGCGGGCGGCCTCGCTTTGCCGCGACGTGCAGATGGCCGCGCGCCTTTTGGGTGATGGCGCGCTGGACGCAGATCAATTGGGATCGGGCGCGCGCGCGTTCGTCTTGCGCGAAACGGGTTGCGAGGATATTTCAGATCTGGTCGCAGCGCTGGATAGCCGCACGCGCGCTGCGGCGGATGTCGTCGACGCGGCGCTGCGCCGCGCGGGGCAACCGGCAAACACTGGGCAGGGGATTGAGGGATGAAGACAAGCGATCCTCTAGACAAGAAAGGCCTCATCTATGAGGCGTATCGCATTGACGGTATCGTGGCCGAGGAATGTCGCTCGATTTTTCTCGATTGGGCGCTGTCGCTGCCCGACGGGCAGGATACCCAAGACGCGATTGCACATTTTCTGGCAATCTACGCCCCGGATTTTCCGCAGCACCCCATGACCGCAGTGTTGCAGCAGGGCCAAGAAGCCGCTGCACGCCCCCGCCGCAGGGGCGGCTGGAAATCGCGCCCGCGCGACTAAGCGCGCGCTACTTATGCGGGAAATCCCTGAGCGAACGTTGACTGCCAACTGCGCGTGCAGCCCCGCAATGGCCGCAGGGCAAACATGCTATTGCACGTAAATTGTCTCGAATTGGCCGCATTTGCCCCGCATTACTGACCTGAACGGGCGGTCACATCTGCCCCAATGGATCCAGGCTACAGGCCGCAGGAGGACAGTAATGAGACATTATAGCACATCGATCCGCGCAGTTGCGGCCCTTGCCATCGCCCTTGGGCTGTCGGCCTGTGCAGGAACGCCCGGCGATACTGTGACGCGCGGTGCCACCTTGGACACACCGCAGCGCGCGGCGCCGCTTGCGCTGGATATTCAGCAGGTCCGCATTAACGTGCCTCGCACGTTGAAGGTTTCGGAGAAGAACGTCTTTTACCCCGGCGGTGATATCGTCTGGCGCGGCGAGCCGATAGGCGACCGTTATGCACAAGTAGGCGCGATGTTCGAAGATGCAGCAGCGCGGGGCACCGAGGGCATGGACAACGGCCTGCCCGCTGTAATGGATATTGAGGTCGAACGCTTTCACGCGCTGACCGAAAAGGCACGCGTTTTCACCGGCGGTGTTCATGCGATGACCTTCACCGTCACGCTGCGCGATCCTTCCACGGGCCAAGCGCTGAGCGCACCGCGCCAGATCAAGGCCGACCTCAGGGGCTATGGCGGCAGTCAGGCCATGGCCGCCGAACAGCGCGGCCAGACCCAAAAGGTGCGCATCACTGATCATCTGTCGCATGTTATCCGAACTGAGATGATGAACCCCGGCAGCTACCATTCGACAGGTCTGGGGCTGATGGGCGCGCTCAATACGCTTTAAGCTTTGCGCACCGCGTAAAACCCTCTAAGGGGACGGCATGACACCGTCCCCTTTACCCGTTATTCGCCTCATGCCGAAAACCTCGCCGACGGGGGTGCGCCGGGGCGTGCCCTGGCTTTATGACAACGAGCTTGTCATGGACCGCCGGACCAAGGCATTGGCCCCCGGCACCGTCGCGCTACTGGAGGATGCGAATCGCGAGCCTCTGGCGCTGGTTGCCGTCAATCCCACCTCGCGCATTACAGCCCGCGTGCTGGATCTGGATACATCCCAAACCATCGACCGCTCTTGGCTGATTGCCCGCCTGCGCCGCGCGCTGGAGTTGCGCGAGACGCTTTTTGATGCGCCCTACTACCGCCTGATCCACGCCGAGGGCGATGGTATGCCCGGCACCATCATCGACCGGTTCGGGGATACCTGCGTGATCCAGCCCAATGCGGCATGGGCCGAGGTCCTGCTGGACGATTTGGCCGCCGCAGTGGCCGAGGTTACGGGTGCAGCGCATGTTCTGAAAAACGCCAGCGGACGGGCGCGTAGCCTTGAGGGGATGGACGACGCCAGCGCCGTTCTGATCGGCGCCGCGCCGGATGCGGCTGTGCCTGTGCTGATGAATGGCGCGACCTATATGGCCGACCTGACCGGCGGGCAAAAGACCGGCATTTTCTATGACCAGCGGCCCAATCATGCGTTTGCGGCGCGTCTGGCCAAAGGCGCGCGCGTGCTTGACGTATTCAGCCACGTTGGCGGGTATTCCCTTGCCGCGCTGGCGCATGGCGCGGAATCGGCGCTGGCTGTCGACGGCTCGGAGCCTGCTCTGACGCTTGCGCAAAATGGCGCGGCCGCGATGGGCATGGACGGCAAGCTGGAAACCCGCAAGGGCGATGCCTTCGACGTGCTGGAGGCACTGGGGCAGGAGAGCGCGCAGTTTGATGTAGTGATCTGCGATCCGCCAGCATTTGCACCGTCGAAAAAGGCGCTTGAGGCGGGTCTGCGCGCCTATGAGCGCACCGCGCGCCTTGCCGCGCCGCTGGTGCGCGAGGGCGGCTATCTGGTGCTCTGTTCTTGCAGTCACGCCGCTGACATGGAGGCGTTTCGCCGCGCCTGCCTGCGCGGCATCGGACGCGGTCTGCATGGTAGCGGGCGATCCTCGCAACTGATTCATACGGGCGGTGCGGGGCCGGATCATCCGCTGCACCCGCATCTGGCCGAAACGGGCTATCTCAAGGCGCTGTTTTTCCGGTTGTGAAGGCGCTGCTCGACACTTGCGTCATCTATCCGACAGTCATGCGCCAGATGCTGCTGGGCGCGGCGCGGGCAGGGGCATTTACCCCGCTTTGGTCGGCGCGCATCATTGAGGAATGGCAGCGCGCCTCGATCAAACTAGGGCCCGCAGGCGTTGCGCAAGCGGGCGCTGAGGCGGCCCTGCTGGCGGCTGATTGGCCTGCTGCCCAAGTGACTTGGCCGCCCTCGCTGGAGGCGCGGCTATGGCTGCCCGATCCTGCCGACACACACGTATTGGCCGCCGCCATCGCAGGGTCGGCAGACGTGATCGTAACGCTTAATTCCAAAGATTTCCCGCGCCAGATACTGGCCGAAGAAGGTCTGTCGCGCAGCGATCCCGACGCATTGTTGCACGGCATCTGGCAAGCATCGCCTGAGATGATGGCGCAGGTCGCCGGGGGCGTTCTGGCCGAGGCGCGCCGCCTAAGCGGCGACGATTGGACACTGCGCGCGCTGCTGAAAAAGGCGCGGCTGCCACGTGTTGCCAAGGCGCTGGGATAGCAGAGCTGCCTAAGCCCCCCAGCGTGCCTCGAGTTTTTCGATAGCGGCAATCCGCTCGTACGTCTTGGGGTGGCTCATCAACCATGCGGGCGCGGCGCCTGAGTTGGACTTGGTCAGCGCCTCCAACTTGCGAAAGAGTGACTTTTGCGGCGCAGTTCCGATCCCGGCCTTCACCAGCAGGGCGGCGGCGTATTCGTCCGCCTCGTACTCGTCGCTGCGCGACAGCCGGGCGGCCAGCAATGATGTCAGTGCGCCTGCGATCATGACGCCGATGCCCGGAATGAACCGCGACAGCACCATTGCCAGCGCGGTGCGCAGCGCATTTTGGCCAGAAAAGTCGATCATGCGCCGCCGCGAATGGCCGAGCGCGACATGCCCAAGCTCATGCGCGATAACCGATGCCATCTCTTCTCCCGACACGTCACCGGATTGAAATTTGGCGTAAAACCCGCGCGTAATAAAGATGCGTCCATCCGGCGCGGCAAGGCCATTAACTGGATCGATCTCGTAGATATGCACCCGGATGCGCGCAAGCTCCAGCGCCGCCGCCAACCTGTCGGTCAGCGCCTTCAGTCTGGGATCGGCCAATTCGGTCGATTTGTCGGTCAAATCACGCGACGTGCGCCAAACCGAGAAATGGTACATGACGAAGGCGTAGATCAGTGCCAGCAGGATTGGGGTAAACTTCAACATAACTCTTATATGGAGCGGCGCTGCGCCATCGGCAAGCGCGGTTCATTCAGCAGGCGTGCCTCCGGCGGGAGTATTGTCAAGTAAGAAAGTAGTTCTTTATCAGTGCCATAGTAGTAGCATCAGTAATCCGATCTACATTGCAATCTACGTCTCAGGTCTGGGCTAAAAATTGTTTTTACTGAAACAGCTAATCAGGCTCATAACCTGAAGGTCGTAGGTTCAAATCCTACTCCCGCAACCATTAATTAACCAATAATATCAAAAGGTTACAAGCCACCTTCGGGTGGCTTTTTGCGTTCGTGAATAAGCCGTGTCCGGCTGGTGTCCGGTTCGAGGGCCGAACTCGAGCGCGGGATTTTCCATCCGAACGTGCGCTGCTCCGGACGCACCCACACCCACTACACCATATTTATTCGGCCTTGGCCATTCTGACTGGGACACTATAGCGTCTTCAGTCCGACCAAGTTTTGGCAATTTCCGGATGGTTCAGTTTGGTTCAGGAATTTCTCGAACTGTTCGTCAGTTAG
It encodes:
- a CDS encoding ASKHA domain-containing protein produces the protein MSTFPLVVFTPSGKRGHFAVGTPVLTAARQLGVDLDSVCGGRGICSKCQITPSYGEFSKHGVTVAANALSEWNSVEQRYDEKRGLKAGRRLGCQATVQGDVVIDVPPESQVHRQVVRKAASARVIEMDPATRLYMIEVDEPDMHEPTGDFERLARALKQQWEIPGITADLTLLSKLQPVLRKGKWQVTVALNKAHDDEVARVLEIWPGLHEGGLYGLAIDLGSTTVAAHLTDLHNGAVIASSGIMNPQIRFGEDLMSRVSYSMMNPGGDVEMTRAVREAINTLAEEIAKEANIAPTLIVETVFVCNPVMHHLLLGIDPVELGQAPFALTTSQSITLNARELDLNAINPRARTYILPCIAGHVGADAAAVALSEQPGKSDDLVLIIDVGTNAELLLGDKHGVLACSSPTGPAFEGAQISSGQRAAPGAIDAIRIDPVTKEPRFRVIGSEIWSDEPGFDEAIGATGITGICGSGIIEAVAELRIAGLLDENGLMGSAAATGTERMVPEGRTHSYLVHDSTDQGGPRITVTQGDIRAIQLAKSALYAGARLLMDERGVDKVDRIVLAGAFGAHISNLHAMVLGMIPDAHLSKVTSAGNAAGTGARIALCNISSRAEIERMVLEINKVETAIAPKFQEHFVAANAIPHKTDQFPELFKIITLPSPNFNAGSGGEGGRRRRRG
- a CDS encoding arginyltransferase; amino-acid sequence: MRHTNTIAPQFYVTAPQPCPYLEGRMERKLFTALQGDGAQRLNDGLSKQGFRRSQNVLYRPSCADCAACLSARINVADFIPSKSQKRTLRRNAGIERRATSPWATEDQYALFRRYLEGRHASGGMADMDTFEFASMVEETPIRTRVVEYVERDTGALVAVCLTDVLDDGVSMVYSFFEPERTRASMGTYIILDHIKIAREAGLPHVYLGYWVPGSAKMGYKAGFSGLEIYIRGQWEAMRNPSDYAEQVHPLSNDPISEQVAGITLPDGEPLRRE
- a CDS encoding RDD family protein, translating into MTYTDTDIATYLPDPVTQPEFYAGVPTKRFLAWLVDSALILMFCVVALVLTLGIGFFFLPALMLATGLIYRIATLSRGSATWGMALMAIELRRFDGARLDTLTATLHTLGYSASMAFVLPQIISVMMMLTGGRAQGLSDVMLGTAALNRRA
- a CDS encoding DUF2852 domain-containing protein; translation: MNTYAQSPMATAAPLRWLESAAAWLDQRGKLAWIAALVISFAMIWPVGLAILAYMIWSKRMFGPCKSRRMASPSVTRSSGNTAFDAYRDETLRRLQDEQASFEGFLDRLRQAKDKAEFDQFMQDRASAPRGTDEAKTDEGPKQDGS
- a CDS encoding bifunctional [glutamine synthetase] adenylyltransferase/[glutamine synthetase]-adenylyl-L-tyrosine phosphorylase codes for the protein MDFAARITRAPRPYHSDRADDALARFPSLNGDLAQVISGAAGCSPYLRQLMQSEADWLPGALDAPEAALKAVLDGLHTIEGDPSIPLRGAKRRVALLAGLADLAGVWSLETVTGALTDLAFAACDVALRHTVGHEIRRGKVPGMTEEDIATCAGMCVLAMGKMGAGELNYSSDIDLICLYDETRFDPQDNAEARAAFVRATRRMAAILSENTAEGYVFRTDLRLRPDPGVTPVCMSMAAAEAYYESLGRTWERAAYIKARPCTGDIDAGERFLTTLRPFVWRRHLDFAAIEDAHNMRLRIRAHKGLGADLGGPLDLMGHNMKLGRGGIREIEFFTQTRQLIAGGRDPSLRMRGTLDGLAGLAGKEWIPEGVATDLTAHYRFHREVEHRLQMLRDQQTHDLPITEDEFARLAAFMDRDTGDLKDELLSRLSAVDGVIERFFKPDAPAEATPHETEQGAWLDAKVIARWPGYPALRTDRAGQIFRRLRPDILARLSRTSHPEEALLAFDGFLAGLPAGVQVFSLFESNPQLIELLVDIVGTAPALAGYLSRNAAVLDAVIAGDFFAPWPGLSALSADLAARLSREGDYEARLICLRSWRREWHFRIGVHHLRGLVDAATSARHYADLAEAVLRALWPEVVAQFSVKHGPPPGRGAAVIGMGSLGARALNASSDLDLIVIYDADGAEASEGRRPLAVGAYYARLTQAMISGLTAQMTGGRLYEVDMRLRPSGNQGPVATSLSAFQDYQQNRAWGWEHLALTRARAVAGDALLGAEIEAFRVDLIADVAARDGTAPRLAREVADMRARIAAAKSPAGPLDAKMGPGRLQDIQLIAQAAALASGRARTGTQAGFGAGTALGWWDKAGADALSRAASLCRDVQMAARLLGDGALDADQLGSGARAFVLRETGCEDISDLVAALDSRTRAAADVVDAALRRAGQPANTGQGIEG
- a CDS encoding DUF6778 family protein; the encoded protein is MRHYSTSIRAVAALAIALGLSACAGTPGDTVTRGATLDTPQRAAPLALDIQQVRINVPRTLKVSEKNVFYPGGDIVWRGEPIGDRYAQVGAMFEDAAARGTEGMDNGLPAVMDIEVERFHALTEKARVFTGGVHAMTFTVTLRDPSTGQALSAPRQIKADLRGYGGSQAMAAEQRGQTQKVRITDHLSHVIRTEMMNPGSYHSTGLGLMGALNTL
- a CDS encoding RSP_2647 family RNA methyltransferase, whose translation is MTPSPLPVIRLMPKTSPTGVRRGVPWLYDNELVMDRRTKALAPGTVALLEDANREPLALVAVNPTSRITARVLDLDTSQTIDRSWLIARLRRALELRETLFDAPYYRLIHAEGDGMPGTIIDRFGDTCVIQPNAAWAEVLLDDLAAAVAEVTGAAHVLKNASGRARSLEGMDDASAVLIGAAPDAAVPVLMNGATYMADLTGGQKTGIFYDQRPNHAFAARLAKGARVLDVFSHVGGYSLAALAHGAESALAVDGSEPALTLAQNGAAAMGMDGKLETRKGDAFDVLEALGQESAQFDVVICDPPAFAPSKKALEAGLRAYERTARLAAPLVREGGYLVLCSCSHAADMEAFRRACLRGIGRGLHGSGRSSQLIHTGGAGPDHPLHPHLAETGYLKALFFRL
- a CDS encoding RSP_2648 family PIN domain-containing protein, translated to MKALLDTCVIYPTVMRQMLLGAARAGAFTPLWSARIIEEWQRASIKLGPAGVAQAGAEAALLAADWPAAQVTWPPSLEARLWLPDPADTHVLAAAIAGSADVIVTLNSKDFPRQILAEEGLSRSDPDALLHGIWQASPEMMAQVAGGVLAEARRLSGDDWTLRALLKKARLPRVAKALG
- a CDS encoding M48 family metallopeptidase, with the translated sequence MLKFTPILLALIYAFVMYHFSVWRTSRDLTDKSTELADPRLKALTDRLAAALELARIRVHIYEIDPVNGLAAPDGRIFITRGFYAKFQSGDVSGEEMASVIAHELGHVALGHSRRRMIDFSGQNALRTALAMVLSRFIPGIGVMIAGALTSLLAARLSRSDEYEADEYAAALLVKAGIGTAPQKSLFRKLEALTKSNSGAAPAWLMSHPKTYERIAAIEKLEARWGA